One Ochotona princeps isolate mOchPri1 chromosome Y, mOchPri1.hap1, whole genome shotgun sequence genomic window, ACAAAACTGGTTTTCCATGACAGCTGCTTGTAATCTTGATACTATGTGTGGATACGCACCCAAATGTAGTTGTTCGACCATCGAAACACCTATGATGTATTTTTGGAACTAAGCCCTCAATAAGATATGAATCCCCTATGTGCAGCATGCACATTCAGTAGTATGTGGTGACAAAAGTAGTTGTTTTGAATGATAGCTGGAAATCCTACACACAGGAAGAACAGAGTTTCTTCCTGGATATGGAGTTGGTAGTGGGTTCAGTGAGATTATACGATGTACACTTGTGTTATtgctgaactttctttttttcattacaGTTCATTCTGAGGCATTAATCAAAatgtgacaaaactgggtttctgTAAGAGCtgctttaaattctatttttgtttggATAGTTACCCAAATGTTTTTGTTCTGCCACCAGAAATCCTATGCTGTATTTTCAAGACTGTACTCTTTACAAAAATGCtgaacttctttttgttttttttaagatttatttttattacaaagtcagatatacagagaggaggagagacagagaggaagatcttccttctgatgattcactccccaagtgagccgcaacgggccggtgtgcacagatccgatgccgggaaccaggaacctcttccaggtctcccacgcgggtgcagggtcccaaatagttgggccatcctcgactgctttcccaggccacaagcagggcgctggatgggaagtggagctgccgggattagaactggtgcccatatgggatcccgggcctttcaaggtgaggactttagccactaggccacgcccccgggctcCCATGCTAAACTTCTTATACATAACATGCACTTTTGGCAATATGTGGTGCCAAATCAATTTTTTCAATGCTCCCTGAAACTCTCTTACacactgaagttctctctggataTGCAATTGGTAGTGAGTTCAGCGATATTCTAGGATGTACTCTTGTATTGGTTCCTGAAATTCTTCTCTTCACAGATCACCATATGGATATTAAAGGCAAGGTGACAAAATATTGTTTAGTGACAGCTGCTTTAAACCTGAACTTATATGATGTCAGTTtcccatatggagttgttctgataTCAGCACACATATGATGTTTCTTCAGAACTATGCCCTTACAAACATGCTAAATTTTCTATGTGTAGCATTTACATGCAAAGATATCTGGTGCCAAAATAGTGATTTCAAGTTCTAGCTAAAATACACTTATATATTGATGGATTTATGTGGACCTGGAATTTGTAGTGAGGTCAGAAGGATTCTAGCACCCTGTGTTGCATGCTGTGCTTAATCTGCTTCCATTTGATAGAGTGCACTCCATAAGCATTAGACACAAAATGGCTCAACTGTGTTTCTCTGAGAGCTCCTTGTGAGCCTGATCTTATATGAGGTTATTTACCTAAATGGAGTTAGTTGTTCAACCACCAGAACACTTATGCTGCATTTTGggagtatgcccttcaccaacatgtttaTTTCCCTGTTGTAACATTCACATTCAGGGATATGTAGTACTAAAGCAGTTGTTtaaaaagtaactgaaaataaCTCTGGTGCTTAAGTTCTATTTGTTCATAGAGTTTGCAGCAAGTTAAGTGAGATGTTAATGAGCTCTTTAGTGCTGGTTATTAAAGATGATTCTTTTCCATACAATGTACTCTGTGGGTATCAGACACAATGCTATGTGTGGATAGGAATGAAATGGAAGTGTCATATCCTCAGAACATCTATGCTGCATCTTTGTAAATATGCTATTTAGCACCATGCTGTGACCTTATGAATAACATTCACATTAGGATGCATGTGGTACCACAGCAGTTGTTTCAAATAATGCCTGTAAATCACTTGGAAATCAAAGTTCTCTTAGCATAAGGATAGCAGTTTTAGTGAAATTCTAGGATGTACTCTTGTGTTGATTGccaaattttctcctttttcttacaGTTTGCTTCAAGGTTTTAGACACAAGGTGACAAAACtagatttccatgacagctgcttCTTAAATCAATCTTATGTGAAGTTTATTacccaaatagagttgttctgcATCAGAACACCTATTCTGCATTTTTGGGacaatgtccttcaccaacatgctgagtTCCCTACATGTAACAATCATATTCAGGTGTATGAAGTGtcaaatttcttcttttatacAATACTTGAAAATCAGTTGAGCATTGAACTTCCCTATGTGAATAAAATTTTCTAATAATTGTAATGAATCTAGTTTGCTTGCCTCTGTTGGTCGCTGAAAATGATTCTTTTCCATTCACTGCACTCAGGGCATTAGAAGCAGTTACAAAattgggtttccttgagagctgcttgtattCCTGATCTTATGTAAGGATAGCTAGCTAAACGAAGTTGTTCAGCCACCAAGACACCTGTGCTGTATCATTGGGATTGTGCCTTTCTCCAACATGCTGAAACCTCTATGTGTAACATTAacattcagtagtatgttgtGACAAAGCAGTTGTTCTAAATGAGAGTTGAAAATCACTTGGGCTCTGTAGTTCTATCTTTTCATAGACGTGGAAGCATTTTTAATGAGATTCCAGCTCACTATCTTGTGCTTGTTACTGTAGACGATTTTTTACCATATGGTGAACACTTTGTTGACATTAGACATCAAGCGATAATGCGGGATTCGTAGAGAGCCGCTTTTAATCCCAGTGCTATGTGTGGATAGTTATCCAGATGAATTAATTCTGCCACTAAAACACCTATGCTTTATATTAGAGactaagcccttcaccaacacactgagtttcttATGTGtaacatgcacattcagcagtatgtggtgccagagcagttgttttcaatgctaGCTGATCATTACTTTGAAGTTACATCTGGATATGTAGTTCTTAGCAAATTCATCCAGATTCTAGCACCATGTGTTGCATGGAGTTTTCCACATGTTTCTTGATACTGTATACCCTGTTGGCATTAGACATAAAGTGACAAAAATTAGATTCTTTGAAAGCTGCTTGTAAATTCAAACATATGTGAGGTTATTGatccaaattgagttgttctgatttcagaacacATATGCTCAATTTTCAGGACTATGTCACTTATCAACATCTTGATTTACTTTGTGTAAAATGCACACTCAGAAGCATGTGGTGCCAAAGCAGTTGCTTTCAAACCTTGTTGAAATTCACTTGAGCATTCAAGTTGCCTCTGAATTTGCAACTCATAGTTTCATGACATTGTAGCACCCTGTGTTGCATGGGGTGCTACAcatgcttaattttaaaaatggtaaacTTTGGGGTCATTATTCATGATGAGACTTTGCTGTGTTTCTATAAAAGTTGCTTGTAAGCCCACCAGTATatcaaactattttaaaaagtggagcttTTCTGCCATTGGAACACCTATGCTGCAACTTTGAAAttatgccctttaccaacttgCTGTGTTTCTTATATGTAACATgcactttcaaaaatatgtggTGTCAAATCACTTTTTCAATGCTATCTGAAACTCTATTGCACACTGAAGTTTCTCTCTGGATATGCAGTTGATAGCAAATTCGGTGAGATTCTAGGATGTACTGTTGTGTTGTTAACcgaactttcttctttttcttgctgttcACTCTATGGCATTAAATGCAAAACGACAAAACAATTTTTCTGTGAGAGTTTCTTATAACCCCAATGCTATGTGTGGATAgttagctaaatggagttgttctgtcaccAGAACACTTATGCTTTTAGAGGTCGTTTGTGAATATAGCCCTTAGTCTTTGGATGAAGGAATGCTAGAAACTGAATTGAAGAATTTTACCCAGAAAATTGTGAAGAGGTCAAAAGACTaaagctatttatttttgttttggggtTACATGGGCTTTAATTAAagctgttattttaattttagaaggggaCCCTGCAAGAAGCTCCTCTAAGAGGAAACACCACCATAATGTAGCTAAAAAACAAATGTCTGCTGGtacaaatgaagaagaaagagaaagtaaaCCCTTAAGAGGTCCCTCTAACAGGAAAATCCAtggtaatatggctaaaaaaaatGCCTTATAGCACAGATGAGGAACAAGGAAAAGCGGAATTCATGTGATGCTTCCTTAACAGGGGACTCCACCATAATGTGGATagaaaagaaatggcttatattATAGCTGAGGCAGATGAAAAAAATGGAACACATGAGAGACCTGTAGTGAGGTAGTCAGCTAGACCAGGATAATGAGCTTAGAAGCTACTTCTCcaccatctaggtgtttcttcctgcccacctgtgactctcacctatcacctgagagagGGTAGTGTTGCATTATGCAAAACCCCCCCTCACAAGCctctataaatatttatgaaaaggaAGGGCTGGCTCTCTTGGTCAGGTGCCCCTGTTTCTCTGGTACTCTGACCCTGGGTCATCCCAGGACAGGTATCACCTGGGCATGCTCCCCGTTTGTATTACTCACCCTTAGTTTACTGCTTGAatgggacaatgaagatagcaatgttaagatgctttgtatttctagtttGTGAGCTgtcaagagacccagaagaggtgaggcctagcactGGTGTAGTGTGGGAAGAGAGGGCAGGAGTAGGGGGAATGTCTGTGCTTTGGAAGTGTTTCTAGGTTTTTTAGTGCATGTCTCAGATAACATTGGAAAATgttggaaaagctgggacatgtatcttcagcttaatggatggacttcaggataatgaccatttgttcctcttgggtttATGGCTGACTGCAAAttcttgtgatttgctatttctagtggaccCTGTTACCACCAaatttggttaataaagactccttaatgtCTGGTGTGAACTCGCTCAAACCCAGTACTGTTTCGTTTAAAACTTCACTTCAAAGgaatttctccaaaaacaaatgaaaattcttGATTTCCATAGTACCTGATTTTGGGGAAAAAGAAgtattagttgacatggtattgattaaccaatatggtaataggaaaatgcagtttcttaaccacaacctgtgacttcttaaTAGgcctttcaattttggtttataatcaaccatgttctatacatcttaaaatggctatagattgctattcaggtGCCTCGTgcccattttcattttagcattaggtcatttatagtgttgaagtatgattttgctgaacttggtttttttttttttttgggtggtctgaactggcttatatctctaacaagacatgtgtgaACAGTTTAGgtgtaaaacatatttttttttgaggggtgtgcagagaaatcttctataccccagtgaggagtaactaatctttgtgtcccacctagtgaggtatgagtaaatccacgctggccattttctgtctgattctaattctaagctttccttattgtttatCTACTctacgttttttttttaattttttatatgattatttgtttgtttgttttgaggggtttctggagcgatcctgatggtcattgcgagggagggtggggatccagtgcTGGAACTAGGCCAGAatcagaaaaatcttccctccctggtcccgaaggaagtttattattattcttttgcttctgcagaccgctcatggctcctggttgtcattccaatGACACTGTTTTCTGCAGGGCAGTGTTTGGACTTCtcccatcccctgcagaagctctaGATTttggtgggtgacctcagagttctaggcctccgaaggcactccaattccccgtggtctccttggaagttgggatgtagtccttgttgctcatattgatagtctgtggtgaagatctgggagtcttcagggttgggatccaaacctcctcctgtccacctgatcCACTCTGGAGCaaccccctgctccatgcatatgacctcttgttaagaggctgtcaggattgccCCCAACTCCCCCCACATACCTTTGTAGATtcactattgtctaatgctgactcaagtctgttgtctatgagttatcacatttgatcttgataggctgtaTTACACATTATCCTCACACTTTTTAGGGGCATTGAAGAATCCTCTGCATTCTCTCCCCATCATGGAGTAAACAGGTATTAagagtgttttaggttttacacatttttgatgtagatcataagcagtctgacattaattgttaatttatagattacatcacattatatTATTGCATTAAATACATGCTGATAGATTGGAATAatgttacaatatacaggtactatcttccagattgacatcttttcatctcatACAAAgggaaacatgtggtatttaaccttttgcgaTTGATATATTTCTCTTAACATTATGAATTCCAGTTCGGCCAATTTGGccaaaaaaacactgcatttccttttttctaaagCTGAGTAGCATTCTATGAGTAGATGAACATAGCATGTCTTCTAAACACAAGAGGACACAGCCAAGTGTCAAAAGCCTCCCATAGCTCAGCATCATGAAGAGAGCACGCCTAAGCAAAGCTGTTGTGCACTAGTCCAGGGTTTCTGCAGCTGACATCAATTCATAAAGTGTGAGGGGAAATTAGGAAGCATGGTACTATCCCAAATATCCTGCAATGTTGCCCATTGGCATGGCTCATTACCCACTCACAACTTGATTCATGTAGAATGTCCTTTTCCAAGTACATGTATGCTGTTGCTTGACCCAAGAATTGAAATCTCCCTAACTCTTACACTCACTGACCCATACATAGAAGTCAGCACCACATTTCCAAAGCCAAAGGgttctgccagccctgcttcagGCAAGTTAGGATTACTTTTCACACATGTCAGCACTACATTGAGGCGATGTCATCTGGAAAACATTAGTAATCTAGCACAATCATTTACACAGGTAGATTGAGTGAAGCCTTTGTCCTAATTCATTGGCAAGAAAGCCAGGCTTCTGCCATTCTTGggattcatttctttgatttacGTCTTGTTactcatatgtatttttatatcttttaatAGAAATTGTGGATATACTTTAGCATGGTCCACATGCCCCAGTTTACCAGCTGCTCTGTGTCAGTGGGATGTTGACAAGCAACTGGGTCAGGGGTGAGACGTGTTGCTGAGGTAGCAAACAGCGTATAATGATGTCACAATGGCTCTGTATGAGATGTGGTGGAGCGAGATAGTCCTTAGTCTGGACATTTCCTCTCAAGCGTTCAGAGGAACAACAGGCTTCAAATCATTCAGCAGAACCAGGGGACAGCAATCAAGTTGCTCAGAGGATGTGGAGACTGAACTCCTTCCAGGTTTGAAAGATGTGCTGTGAGCGGCGATCTCTGAGCCCAGACATTCTCGTGGAAACTCCAGAAAGGCACCAGCTATTCCTTGAGGATACTTACCTAAGGTCTGTGATTGAAGAAGAGGCCTTTAAGCTTTTATCCCAGCACTCCTTGCTGGACAGACCATCTTCTCCTAGCGATGGAGTCACTCACCAGAAACAGAATAACCAGCATGTTCTGGGGTTTCCTAGAAAACTTTGGCAAGTAGTGGAAAGCCCTGAATTCAAATCGATTTGGTGGGGCGAAGGAGGAACCTGCATCGTGATAGATGTACAGCGATTTCAGACAGAAGTTTTAGAGATGAAAGGCCATTTCAGAATCTTTGAAACGTGCAACATGAAGAGCTTTGTGCGACAGCTTAACCTTTATGGATTCAGGAAGATGCAGTCAACCTTTCAGAGATCGGCTTCCCTATTCCACTTTATGCCGGAATGTCATGATGCCTTAGGGACAAGCAAGGTGATTAAGATTTCCAACCCTTTGATTCCAAGTGAATACATAGGATGCATTTATGGTGTTTAGTTCTTGTAAAGGATCCAGATTCTTGAAGGATGCTTTCAAATTTAACATGGGATATTAGTTTCCTATTGTTGCTGTCGTTGTGGGAGAGGTTATTATTCACAACTTCAATATCATTGTGCATCTTCAATATCGTTGTGCATTTTCTGTGTTGCGCAACACAGTCACGTTGGTGTGCTGTGTGTGggaatctcctttttctttttctttttcttttttgccacttTAGCAATCTTTAACCAAACTGTGCTTTAATGAACAAAGCATAGGCAACTAATACCAATAACAATATCAGactaatctctctctccctctatctaaTTCTCTCTAcccaaaaaagtgtgtgtgtgtgtgtgtgtgtgtgtgtgtgtttgtatgcataGCTGCTATAAGGagaatttgttatgataataaaaGACTTTCTGAACATAAGATTACACACCAATAATTGCACCCAAAACATTCAATACATGGCTTATGAAACACTGATACAAATTGCTACGCAAAATTTTCCACTTACCAAATATCTTAGCTCCTTGACAGACCCTGTCTGATTTTCAGAGGAAGAAACgcctgtacctgtgtgtgtatTCAGCTACATTAACCATGATTAACCACGATTCCACATGAGTAGGAAAGCCGAGCATAGCTGCCATGCATCTCTGCAGTTGCTAGTTAGCACAGTTTCTCTTTGCCACAGGTTCACTTCTCTCCTGGCTAGAAATATTGCTGATGCATGTTTAATTTTGTTGCAGTTGCATTTCTTCCATCACCCACATTTCAAACAAGGCTGTCCTCAGCTCTTACGACACGTTCTAAGAAGAGTGAGCATTAAGAAGAAATACCAGCCATTGGAATCCTCACTTCAAAATCAGCCCAATGAGTCACCTCGAGCACAGGAAGTTTTAGCAAAGAATAATGGAAATGCAAGTGTTGTTCCACGGAACAGCACCAGTCTTGGAAACTATGCATGCTTTGGTGCATCATCTCGCAGATGCAGTCCACCTGTAGCTGAGAACGTGGCACGTGAACCTGGAGCAATACGAGGGGTCTTATCAGCTCCATCATCACCTTCTGCCATATGAGCAGTCATCAAGGACACACTCACACTTGCAATTTCTCCTCAGTTGACACCGAGTCAGTTGGTCTCACATGCTCAACATCCTTATTCTAGAGCCTCTCTCATGAATGTTGTTTCAACCACACATTCTTACTTGCAGAACGACACAAGGATGCCACTCTACACTCATCCTTACCCAATGATGCTGCAGCCATCAGGGTTCCCCCTCACATACCGGGAATTCTGGTCCCATCAACAATCATCTCATACCCCATTCCTGGCAGGCAATCCACACATCCCCATGAGAATGATGCCACCGCCATCTTTTGCTTGCCCTCTTACTCATTTCCAAAATGACCCCACTAACACTACAAAATGACCATGAAAACTGCTGTTACATTCCCTCTGTGGAAGCAGTTCATAAAACTTCGCCAGTGGGTGAATGCTGCAAATAGTACACTTGcataattttgcaaataaaacatcAATGCATATGCTTCATGGTTTATGTGTTTCATTCTCAGCATGCTATTGGGATGCAACAACGTGGGATATTGCCAGGGAATAGCCTGACATTCATGCTGAGTGTTCAACATGGATAAGAGAACAAGTAACAACTTCCATACTTCTTACAAATGTGGCACTACTTACAGAAATCAGATGAGTACCTCCTTTGTCAAAGTAAGAAGGAGGGCAATGGTTGTTGGCATTGTGGTTAGGTATCAGCAAAAGCTGTGACTGGGCAGGACATGGGTCCATCATAATTCTTGGCTCAGGCAACCTGCCCCTCAACCCTGCCTGCTTCTCTGATATGCCTGCCCTATCTGACTAATTCACAGATTCTGCGGAGATTTGAGTGGACAGATGCATGCCAGTGTTGAGGTGGTACTGGTTCTTACAGCCTCGGGATAATTTTGGAAATGTGAAATGGAATGATTTGATACTCCAGCTCACACCTTTCTCCTGCTGTAATAACTGGAGGAGATACAAGTGCAAAAGCAGCTCATCCTTTTCAATTTTCCCTCACAAATTCTGCAAGGGAAGAGTCTGAGTGTGTATAACTCTACTCTGTGgagagatcctggcttcagaaactcttactgtccagtcaatcCTGATAGTGAAGCCATATCATGTGCCTAATGAATGTGAACACCCTCATCCAGGCATGGCATTTCTAAATTCAGGGCAAGGCCAGGGTCTCTGAGAGGAAGCAATGTGTCTCAGACACCAAGGTGTGGTGAGGGCATATTAGCATCAAGACAGCCTTGCATCTAGTAATTCAGGTTTTCAGTAGAGACACACTGCGACAGTTCCTTGTGTGCAGTATCTTAGAGTAAACATTGGAGTGAGCCCTGCTGAGAATATGCAGAGCACAGAGACGAGTGTGGCAAGCATTGGCCAAGAGTGGCATGAAATCTATGACATTTTGgtgataaaatgttttataacacGGTTGTTATGAGTTAAATGGGTTCCCAACAGTTGGTCTACTTCATTCTCCCCCATTTTGCCATCCAAAGCTTTTTCTCTAATGTCCAGGCAAGGTGGAGAATTCTGGTAGCAGATGCAACCTTTGCTTTCTGCTCTAAGGGTATCATGGCATGGTACTCTACTAGCATATTGAGAAGGTAGATTGAACTGTTCCTTTGCTTGTCTACGTTTTATTGAGGAGTAGCTATGCATATTTTATAGCTGTGTATTTCATGTCCTGGGAATATGCAACATTTAAGCATCCCTGTGTGGGATTTAGACATCCCATCTGGTTCTGCTGAATCCGCTTTCTGATGTATTATTCAGGTGGAGAATGTGATGTCTTCTGAAGGATTTTGCACTTGTGTTCATAAGAAATATTGGTGTACGCTTGCTTTGATGTTGTCCTTCTTTCCAGTTTTGATATTAAGGTGATGATGGAAGGAATTTTGAAGGATTGTCTTTCTGGCTGCTGTTTTGTTGGTCTTGTGCAGCATTCAGACAAGTTTGTCCTGACTCATTTGTAGGAACTGAGCAGTGTGCACATGCAGGCCTTGAGTTTtgcttgtgggtgcagggaggatTCAATTCCTCACTCGCACTCTACCTTGACAATAGAACCATTGACATTTTTAATTATGTCATTACTATGATGTGGAGATTTTTCCTTTCCAGAAATTTCCTCTGATTTGCTGCCATGTGCCTGCTTGCAATCATTCCTGCTTGTTCAATGTATGTCTGGGCCACCGTGTCCTTGCTGCTGCCTATTTTACAGATTCATGTTCCTTTTCCCATTCTGAAGTGTGTCCCTAATGGAGTAAGGATTGTACATATTCACGAGATTTGACTCATTGACCCACTGATAGTATAAGTTGTTTTTTGTCACTCTATTTGTATCACACCTGGCCTGATTTTATTGGTTGTATTTGCTAGTCTTGTGTTTGTTTACTTCAGCTCTTTCAGATGGAGAGATGGCCTAATGTCATGGACATGTCTAGGTTTGCTGTGGGCTCTGATTACATACGTATTTTTGTACTGCCATAAATACGTCTCTGAGGTTGTACATGGTCTATTGATATTTAGGAGTTATTTTCTTCCAGGAATATTTCTTTATAGATTACCTCACAATTTTtgtaactcagttttcattcaTCAGCATGAGGTTTAGATTCTGATCATTTGTATGCTgggttattttcttcttttttacctAACCGTCTGCAGTTTCAATACATG contains:
- the LOC131478730 gene encoding heat shock transcription factor, Y-linked-like; this translates as MCCERRSLSPDILVETPERHQLFLEDTYLRSVIEEEAFKLLSQHSLLDRPSSPSDGVTHQKQNNQHVLGFPRKLWQVVESPEFKSIWWGEGGTCIVIDVQRFQTEVLEMKGHFRIFETCNMKSFVRQLNLYGFRKMQSTFQRSASLFHFMPECHDALGTSKLHFFHHPHFKQGCPQLLRHVLRRVSIKKKYQPLESSLQNQPNESPRAQEVLAKNNGNASVVPRNSTSLGNYACFGASSRRCSPPVAENVAREPGAIRGVLSAPSSPSAI